GCTGTTAAATGCCACTGGCCCGCCCTAGCTTCGCTACGTTATGCACCGTCAGCAGGTGTCCGCCCGCCTCCCCTGAAATATCCCTCACCCTGGCCATGCTACACCGTTCCACAGCACCTACAAGCCATAAAGTCTTCCACAGTTTGTTTTTGAGATATTCATCAAAAGCacaagttgtgtttgtgtgtgtaactagGGAGCCCCCTTGACTACGTCAATCAAGATGACAGACGGTCGGCGGCTGGGCGGAGCCAGTGCAGACCTGTTCTCTGAGAGGCCGGGATCTGGTCGGGGGCGGGCTCAGGCAGTGTACCTGAGGATCCTGTCGGTGGCGGAGGAGGCATGTAGGAGGAGGGCGATCCAGGCCCGCCATGTTGGAAAGAAGcgccggaggaggaggacagaggagagaaggcgGAAGAAgccgtgggagagagagggtgaggagaggggggctggccCGCGGGGGGGCCGGGGTAGCGCGGAGGAGGGGGGCCGGGCGGAGGGGGGCCGGGCTGCATGTACTGAGCCCGGAAGCCTGGagcgggggcaggggggcagcaggaggaggcagggggaagagGGGCAGCAGAGTATTGGAGAGGCTGATAGATAGTTGGTGCACCAGCTCCAGGTTGGAACTGGTTGACCTGGTGGTAGGCTGGGGTTTaccagagagacaagagagaacaGATGCTGTTAGAAACAGATGGGGCACAGCCAATACAGTTGACAGTGATTTTAAACATGCATGTTGACAAGTTTAGTTTAACGTAAAAGTCATTTTCTTCGATACAGATCGATACATGCGATTAATCTGAATGTAAAGTCGTAGGAACATCAGGCAAACAGTGTTTCAGGATAATACATCATGCAGATGAGATCAACATTCTAATCTCAGTTTCTTGAAACTTCTGACAGTGAGTTTGATGTTTTGGGGTTGGAAGCCTCACAGGAAAGACTGAAGAAATAAAGGTAGAGGATGTCGTCAGGAAAACCAGCATTCTCTGCATGACAATGCTTGGTGGTTTAATTTGGGAAATTAAAAGAGGAGAGAATGTGGTTTATCAAAGGGCATTTCAAAGTCTGGAAACTTTGTCCTTTCACTCCAAACCTCCAGGTGGCAGTAGAAATGCGTGTGACGTTTCCTACTGGGATTTAATTCTGCAAATTCTTGCAAACGAGGACCACACAGTCAAAAATGCCCTTTAAGAGAGCAAGCAGAAAACCTGGCTCTCTCCGAAACCAGGACTCTGCTGACCTGTGACGGGGGTGCATGGAGACACTTACGCTGGTACTGCTGGGAGTACATGTAGGATGGAGGGGCGGCAGAGGCCTGGGGTGGAGCTGCTGTTCCCGGGGCCTGCATCCCAAACCTGGGCTGGCCGGCCtccacctgcagacacacaggaagacgaCTCAGCTCTCAGACTGACGGGACGGACGTCCCCGGAGATGGGGCTCCGGTTTGGatcccctcccgcccccctccctccccctcccgcccccctccctccccctcccgcccccctccctccccacctcccaccccctcccgccccccccttcccctccaaaCTCGGGGGAAACACAGGGTGGACTGGGTTAGCGAGGGCGGCGTGCCAATGTTATCATCTAGGAGGCATTCTTCTGCTGCGTGTCAGAAAATAGTTGTCTCTCCGACGAGGGCGTCCCCTCCTGGAACAGCTTTAGACTCCTGGCTGTGTCCACAACATGTGCTGGCTCTGGGGTCTACGCATGAAACAAGGGTGTAACGGGCATGCAGAACAGCTaagggacaggaggggagggggggtaacaTCTGCAAGTATACGTGTCACATGTGGGACACCTGGGCTCGTCTACAGCCATGCaggagggtctgggggggggctggctgaAGGGTGAAGGGTGAGGGGTAGGGCAGACCAGGGGGAGTATAGGTAGCAGTGAGTtccgtggaggggggggggggggggtgcatgtgtgtgggtttgtataTAGAAGCTGGTCAGAGCCGTGGCGAAGGGGGTGTGGTCAGTGTACCTTCTGGTCTGAGGCATGGGCtagttgaggaggaggaggggcactgGGGAAGCCTGTGGGGGTTTGGTTACTCCAGGAGGTGACAGTAGTCGCAGACCTCGCCTGGAtcacacagagaccacacacacacacaccaatgacgGCCACTCAGCAGGTGAGAAACAACCAATAGGGACCCTCCCACACAGCCAATCAGCTGTCACGGCCGGAATGGAAGACGCCAGAGGCCCAATGAGGTGGGAGAGGAACACAGATCGAGAGCATCTCCATGAGAAAACAGAACATCCCTACTGAAGACAACCCAGGGAGACACAAACGTggtcaaaacgttttttttttttttttaaggaaatacCTTCAAATTCACGATATATATTCTAAACGAGAAAGCACACTTCCTTCGAAGTGAGTCGTGTCCCCACCCGATCCGGAACAAAAACCCATAATCAATATCCCTGAGGAATGCAAAGTTCCGTTAAGAAGCAGTGTTTGGTGTTTTGCCGTGTGTGGTGAAGTAGGAACCTACCGGCTGGTAATACTGAGACTGGGTGGGGCCAGCGCTGGGCACTGGGGCTGGAGCGGGCTGGGGCACCTGGGGCTGCCCAGGGTTGTAGGTCTGCCTGGGATGGGCTTCTGTCTGCTGGGGAGCAGGGGGCTGTgccggggccggggctggggccggggctggagGAGCAGTAGCCTGCTGGCCGAGGGCCCGACTGAGGCGTTCGCGAAGCTGCTGCACGGCGGCCTGACGGACGACAAACAGAGCATGTACCCTCAAGAGGTGCTCAGAACCCAGCAGACGGAGGTAAAGAGGAGGCGTGGTCAGGTCCAGCAGGTTTCCTAGGTAACCCCAGGGGCTACCTGTGCTGACATAGTGTCGACGCCGTGGTGAGCTGCAGGGTCAGTCGGTTTGTTTACCTGGTTGGTGTTGTCGGGTAGGTAGGCCagggctgtgtccaggctgccCTGGGAGGCCAGGAGGCTGGAGTACTGACTCATCTTCTCAGCCAGCAGAGCGCCCACCACCGAGGAACCAGAACCCTGGCTTCGCTCCACCGCCTGGCGCAGCACCACCACCTTCTCCACCaggtcctgacacacacacacacataaacttaGCCAGACTCAAAATACACAGGAACACTAGTTGACAtaatccagcacacacacacacacacacacacacacacacgcaaacacaaacttAGCCAGACTCGAAATACACAGGAACACTAGTTGACAtaatccagcacacacacacatacacacacacctggagggagAGCGGGCATTGGCCATCCTGAGCTTTAGTCCAGCAGGAGACCAGCTTCTCCAGGTTACCGGCGCAGATGTAACACAGGCAGGCCTGAGCCTGCAGCTGGTCCTCCTCTGCTGCCTCCAACCTGGAGCCCATCATACCTGAGGAGAACAGCAccttcatcaccaccatcaccttcatcaccaccatcaccaccctcaACCATGACAGACGAAGTTACAGAGGAACGTGGCTTTAGAGACTTGTTCCTGCGCTAGAAAATAGTCAAAGAGACCCGAGAGCTGATTCTAAccacagagggaggagaactCGTCGGGCTGAGCGTAGGTCATGACTGCAGCCAGAGCTTCTTTCCAGCTCTGCAGGTCGCAGGTCTGCAGCACGTCACGCCAGTCCTTCGTCACCACGGCGCTGATCAGCTGCAAGAGATGATAGGTCAATCAATAATCAATATACATagtaagaagaagaagaatctaaaatacacagcaacaacaacatttcTAAACCATCAACCATTTCTATTCACCATCAAGATGTataatacatactgtataaaATACAGTTACACTAACACTGTGGTTAATACTTTAGGTATCGTTACTAGTCGTTACACAGACGGCTGTAGTGTTTCGGCCGTGTACAAGGCGTTACCTTGGTGATCTTGCTGTGGGTCTTGGTGAAGTACTTTTTCTGCGTCTTCTCCAGGAGCTCCGCCCCTCCAGCGATGGCAAGTATGATGCTGTCGGCCATGCGGTTGTCGTGGAGACAGAGTTCCACCGCCCCCTCAAAGTCGCCGGTCAGCAAAGCTTGGGTGATCAGTCCATCTACATCTGCAAATAGAAAAAAAACTGCACCGTCATCCACTGTTGTTGATCGGTTTTATGTGGCAAAGAACAGGCAagtttgtacatttacatttatcagacactcttattcagagcgatttacagtaagtacagggacattcccccgaggcaagtagtatgacttgccttgcccaaggacacaacgtcatttggcacggtcggtaatcgaaccggcaaccttctgattaacagctcGATTCCCTGACCCCCTGTTTCCGTACGACCAGGCGGTACGCTTCATGGCGTTTTCGTCTGATATTTCAgcaaaatacatttcaacaaGAGAAAAATAAATCATGTTTACCTTGACTGACTCTGAGGTTGATGCCTGCCTCTACTGAGCCAGGGCCTGTGATTTCTTCCACAGTCTCCTCTGCTGGgctgctctctgcctccactgGTGCTGCCTCCACTGGTGCTGCCTCCACTGGTGCCGTCACCTCCTGAGCGACCAGAGAAACGGTCACTTCTGGGGGAAAGGCATCATTTCTCCTCGCCCAATCAGATTACTGGGACCCAGCACTTATTAAGCCTTATCTTACCATAGATATATGTAATAACAATTCAAATATTGATAATTTTACAACCCAACATTTCACAAACCATTTGTAGCctatacaaaacaaaacaacagcaacAGATAGGTTCAAGTCAACCCCAGAGAGAAAGATGTTAATGACGAAAATATAATCAAAGCAATAACTAAGAAAGACAATGTGTAATGCAGATAGTTAGAGTTAAGTAAAAAGCGTACTAAAAAAAGCCACCATGAttccaataaaaaaaattgttatcatataaatatttgatcataTATCGTATCGTAGCATATCGTATCGTAGCATATCGTATCATTATCATAtcgtatcttttttttttcgtaTCAAGTATCGTATCGCATGTTTCAGATGGTAAACTCTCTGGGAGTGGACTgcggggggtcagggggaggtACCTCCTCCAGAgggatctcctcctccacatggAGGGGCTCCACAGCACTGGGCTCAGTCTGGACCTCCCCGTCACTCGCCTCGGGGGTCTCTCCTTCCGGATCCACTTCTGGCTCCAACAACCCTGCCGGAACCTCAGCCTCTGGGGCCGGGGTCTCTTCCGGTTCCACCGCTGGCTGCAGGTTTGCTGCAGCAATGAGGTCGAACGCTGCCTCGGGGGGGAGGTCAGCTGAGAGGTTGAGGCCGGAGTCCACTAAAGGTGGCAGGCTGATCGGGGGAGCCGGGTCCAACTCGGCTACTGGTTGCAGGTTAAGTGATGGTGTGGGATCAAAATCAGGCAATAGCTGTAGACCGAGGGAGGACGCAGGGTCGAAGTCGGGAACTGGCTGTAAGTTGACTGAATTAGTGAGGTCCAACTGAGGCACAGGCTGTAGCAAGTCAACTTGAGGCGTCACGCCAAACTGATCGAATACAGAAGCAGGCTGCTGCAGGTCAATGTGGTCAAACTGAGAAAGTGGCTGCAGATTCACAGGAGGTTCAAGATCAAACCCGGTGACAGACAGCAGCTCAGCAGAGGCACAGAGACTGGGGGTAGAGAGGCTAGGGTCAGGCTGGATTTGGAGAAGGGCAGCGGGCGCTAGCGCAGGGTCAATGCTGAGgtccaggagaggagcagaatgAGGGGCAAGCACAGGAGCAGTGAGGTCACTAGCGAGGAGGAGGTCATAATTTGAATCAAGCTGGAAACCAGGCTCAATCAGAAATTCAGAGGGAAATTTGACAACAGGTTCTGGTGCAGGAGGTTGGGAGGCAAATTCAACAACAGGTTCTGGTGCAGGAGGTTGGGAGGCAAATTCAACAACAGGTTCTGGTGCAGGAGGTTGGGAGGCAAATTCAACGACAGGTTCTGGTGCAGGAGGTTGGGAGGCAAATTCAACAACAGGTTCTGGTGCAGGAGGTTGGGAGGCAAATTCAATGACAGGTTCTGGTGCAGGAGGTTGGGATGGAACTTCAACTACAAGTTCTGGTGCAGGAGGTTGGGAGGGAAGTTCAACAGATTGTAGGACAGGAGGGTGGAGGTTGACTTGGGGAACAGCGTTGAGCCCAGGATCAGGACTGAGTccagtaacagcagcagcagcagagggaGGCTTCAGCAGGTTTGAACagcaggaaagagggagggaggaggccggATTCACAGAGCATTCAGCACAGAAAAGGCCTTGGGTTTACATTAAATCATAATCACGGAGATACAATCACTCAAGTAATAGAAGAGATTGTAAAAAGATTAGGCTTAATTCCAACCAAAATGTTGAATTTCGTCAAAGTAATCTTTGGTAAAAAAACACTTCTCTTAcatttttgtctgtgtgttgatATGTGCTTTTTTAGATGTATATAAAAACTGTGTAACTAGTTCTTCAGATCGTATCCTCAGGAGGATATTGTTATTCTTACAGTGTTTGTGACAGGTTCCTTTATCGATTCAAGCAGTGAGAGAAGTATTTTTTCCAGATTTATGTCCAGCAAATAAATCATTGATGAGCAAAAGGAAATGCAAAAATCACCCAAGACACTAAGCAGACGGAGATTTTTCACAAAACTTTAGTTTACAGATTATGTTCCCTCTGGTCAGGAACAAGTCATTTTGTAAGACAACTTTAACTTCCTCAaattgttgtgttttgcaacacCCTTTGCACACGGCTTCATAAACCAGACTACgttgacaaaacaaaacattttaggcTAAAGAGGAATCGTTTAAGTATGTAACCACCCTGTGTAGAGAGGTTACTGTGTGTATTAAGAGCAAAGCTATGACACCTTACCTTCTCTGGCTGAACAGGTTTCTCTTCTAGTGCTGCTGCTATCTGCACACAAGCACAGCACAAGTAACTGGGTCTGTCAAGTCAATTAATGCAAATCTCTAAACCCCCTAAAAAGTCAGGTAGCAACAAGTCACTCTGGATTCAATCTGTGGACAATCTCACTGAAATGAGGAAATAACTATTACTTTTAAGGACTGGTTTGTGAATACTCACCTTTAAAGCTAGTTCTTCCTTCTTGTAGCCTAGAAGCTCCAAGTATTTACCCCGAGCATCATCCTCAAAGTTCACCTGGGAACACAAAACGTTTTACGTTATTCTCCGCTTTCTACAATAAGCCATCGTGCCACAATTCACATACAAAGTCACTTTATGATTTACAACTCCCACCTTTAGGAAAGACCAGATTGTTCTCTCAAACTCGTTCTGGGCTGCTGCGATCTTCGCCTCACAAAAATCGACAAAGTTCCCGGAGCTGAGAGTCATCTGTAGCTGGCCTGACCTCTTTAAGAAGGCCGTCTCTGTGACGACCTGGCTGACGTGAACCAAGTGTGCTGTGGTCTGCTGTGGTTGCTGTGGGTTTAGCTTCAGGTTCTCCAAAGACACCAGCTTCCCACCAAACTACACAAGACACAAGCGACCACAGTGAGATGATACTGTCAGCTTGAAGCAGGTGTTGTGGGAGAGTTTGTTCATCAGGCAGTGTTGGCATGAGTGAAAAAGGTAAACAAATAGAACTCAGAACTCACAGCGAAGGAGGCACCAACAGGCCTACGGATCCATTTCGGGGGCTTCTTCAGGGGGGTGATTGTGACAGGGGCAGCGGGGGTCTGGGGCATCTGAAGAGGGGGCAATGTCTGGCCCGTCCCAAACGGATCCATGTTCCCAAACGAGGAAGTGATCTGGAAAAAAGAGACCCAGTGCCCAGTCAACCTTAAGACAAGCAAAAACCTCTAAACGCctggaaaacacaacaaaatgtTAACCAGATTTATCCGTCTGGATTTGaatgtcttttttttccttccacAACTGCTCCACCACCCAcctggtctgcctgcctctgggtATGGGCCTGGCTGCTGCCCCCCATGATGGAGTAAATGCCGATGTGTCCGTCAAAAGCTGCGGCCGAGAGCACCGCAGGGTTCCTGGGACACCACTGGATGTCGAAGCACCACTGGGTGCTGGTGGGCAGCTCGTACAGAACCTGTGGAAACACCACCAAGAAGGTCCCCGATGCGTCAGAGAAGTGAGGGCATACTTGCGGTGAAGCAGGACCTCTCCTACAAAGCTCTTGATTTCAACGGGTTTGTGAGGTTGAGAAGAGGAGGGTTAAGAGTTTTGAATCTCACCTCAGCAGTGTTGGGGTTCCAGCACAGAATCCTGTTGTCCTTTCCACAACTCAGAAGCAGTTCAGGGTCAGCCAAACTCCAGGCAATAGCAAGGACACCCCTATACAAATGGACAGACGCCAACACTTCCTAAGTACCGCCATATTACAAAGATCACACAACAACTCACGCTAGGTTACACGCTACGGACACCTTTCTGGTAGGAATAAACTATGCTCAGGTTTACCTCGTGTGGTTCTCCAGGATCTTGAAAGGAGAGGTGGCGAAACGCAAGTCCCACATCTGAATGACAGGCATGCGGTCGTCCTCTGACGCCAGCACTAGCTGCGTGGCCACTTCCGGGTTCCAGGCCAACCCGGAGCAATGCATCTGGGGAATGCAAGCGCACGCTCAAACGCCACGCTCAAACGCCACTCACGCACACGGGGTCAGAACCACCCAAGGTGATTCCCCCCTAAAAGATCCATCCTCCCACAAGGACACACGGACGAGACCAGGAAGCGAAGGAAACGAAACGGCAGacgccccccccctcacacttaCCCTGTTGCTATGGTCGCTAACTTTGATGATGAGGTCGTTCTTGCGGAGGTCCCAGACGGAGGCTCGTCCGCTGGGGCTGGCGGAGGCCAGGATGTGTTGCACCTGTCGGTTCCACGCCACACAGCTGATGTCCTCCAGGGGCTGTTCAAACACACACCGACCACACACCAACGGTCAAACAATCGCACAGGGTGGGCAATAGCGGACCCTCCTGGAGaatatacgtacacacacacaaaaaaatgatGGATAAAGTAACAAGAGATTTGGAGAATGTCTGTTACCTGAGTTTTAGGTCCCGGAGTCATCGGAGATCCAAAGTTATTCAGGTCCCAGATGTAAATTTCCGATTCATTCCCACCTGAGGCAACCAGGTTTGTCTGTTTGACAGAAGAAAGAGAGCCTTGGTTAGCGGTAGCACTTGTAAAATATCAGTAAGACCAGGTCAACATAGGCCCgatgtctgtctgtggtctggAAGGAACTGAGCACACCTGAAAGGAGTTGACGTCCAAGGCTCTCACGGGGCCCGTGTGCTTGTTACTCTGGGTGATGATCACATCGCTGTCCCCAGCTACGATCTTGGCAGGGTCGTACAGGATCACGTCCCCATTTTCTCCCCCTGCGATCAGGACTCCAGATGGGTGACTCCCTTCCATCCCATGGGGACCCCACACCAGTTTGTGATATctgggtaaaaaaaacaaagatgtgagagcagTGCAGATCCAGGAAGTGTGTATGTTGATTAACTGTGTGATGATTATCTGCtaggctggatgtgtgtgtgtgtgtagtagccAGGGGTGCGGGTTTCGTTACACATTTGTTACACACTTTTGAAAAACTACAAATCTGTGCGCCCACGCTGTCATTCTTTTTCCAAAGAAAATTATTCTCAATAGCCGCATCTTCAGTCATTAAAAGTTAAGAGTTGTCCTtgccacatttgaaaacaaacatgcTCCCCTGGTGGCCTACCTATGAGAGGAGGAGTAGGTTCCACAGGACTTCATGTCCAGAGAGGGCTCGGCCAAGTCCAGCTCAAAGATCTCCAACGAGGCATTGGTGCTAAAGCTGGCATCTAGCTGTTGGGCTGAAGTACCTAAACAACCAGCATAAAGGTGGCTCACTGTAAAACGGGTAGAAAACTCAAAATAACAACTGAATACGGAATGTTGCAATCTTCATCGTGGATGAGTGTGTTCTTCATGTGAGAGGAGTAGAAAAGAAGTTGAATGTTAGAAAAACTAGCTAGAGCCTGTCTAAAAGGCCTAGGTTACATACCCGCTGCCAAGTACACTGGATGTTGCTGTGCAGGACTCCAGCTCTGGATCGCCGTGCGATTGATCTCTTTGAGCTTCATCCTAAATGAACAGAACATTACGTTTTCCAATCATAACGACTATTGTCAAACATGCTACTAACTTGACTTTAACCTGTATTACATTAGTACACATATCGTTTGTGTTTGCAGATACAACATGCCCGCACTGGGTTATAAAACTACTGGTAGTTAAAGGTAACTAACATGCTAAGATGAAGGGAGAGTCTATAGGGGGCAAAGGTGTATTTAATTGAGGCCACAACCTGAATCGATTTTGCGAAATGTCATTCTTCATTTAAGTAACATTAATTACCAACTCATACGATACTATAGCACGAAGACATAGTTTAGTCAATGGGCTATACCTAGGTAGTTATTAATTGTACGCTACGTACGTAAGCCAGAGACTTAAGTTTGCTAGCTACATAAGCCACGCTTTACTATGTAGCATAGCCTCTGTAACTACAAATTCTGACATTCTTGGACAGCAATGACAAAGCGGCAATGACAAATTAATGTacaaaatgtacagtatttagcAATGTAATGTATTGCAGCTGCAATTTCCTTCAATGAGCGATATGCAGCCATAAGTCAaatagctaagctagctacacAGCTTCATAGAAAAAACAAACGGTTATTTGCTCATACTTGGCTTCGGATTCACTTACTTTCCCAAGTCTGTTCCTTCTTacaacgtaaacacacacataaaaacaaatGACATGCAACTTTTCTTCGCTGGAGTCCCTTTGTGATTATTTAAATGTCACCAAACGAAGAGGACCGCTGCCGGCTGTAAACTGGATACAATTCCACGTCCCCACACTGCCCTCCATCAACGTGGCATAATAGTCCCCTCCTCCAAAGTAGTAAGCAAACCCTTTCCGGTGGACGTGGGCCTGAACATTTTGTACCAGTAAACATTCTTCATGTACGGTAGATTCAACCATTGAATCTAGCGTGACATTGCATTCTTTAAATGGTTATGGAGGTAGTAAAGACAAAGATGGATATTAGAACGTAGTCAGATTTCCCGTGTTTTGATATTGCACATTACACTCGGGGTTAACTCAACTCCGCTCC
The Hypomesus transpacificus isolate Combined female unplaced genomic scaffold, fHypTra1 scaffold_84, whole genome shotgun sequence genome window above contains:
- the sec31a gene encoding protein transport protein Sec31A isoform X1, which codes for MKLKEINRTAIQSWSPAQQHPVYLAAGTSAQQLDASFSTNASLEIFELDLAEPSLDMKSCGTYSSSHRYHKLVWGPHGMEGSHPSGVLIAGGENGDVILYDPAKIVAGDSDVIITQSNKHTGPVRALDVNSFQTNLVASGGNESEIYIWDLNNFGSPMTPGPKTQPLEDISCVAWNRQVQHILASASPSGRASVWDLRKNDLIIKVSDHSNRMHCSGLAWNPEVATQLVLASEDDRMPVIQMWDLRFATSPFKILENHTRGVLAIAWSLADPELLLSCGKDNRILCWNPNTAEVLYELPTSTQWCFDIQWCPRNPAVLSAAAFDGHIGIYSIMGGSSQAHTQRQADQITSSFGNMDPFGTGQTLPPLQMPQTPAAPVTITPLKKPPKWIRRPVGASFAFGGKLVSLENLKLNPQQPQQTTAHLVHVSQVVTETAFLKRSGQLQMTLSSGNFVDFCEAKIAAAQNEFERTIWSFLKVNFEDDARGKYLELLGYKKEELALKIAAALEEKPVQPEKPPSAAAAVTGLSPDPGLNAVPQVNLHPPVLQSVELPSQPPAPELVVEVPSQPPAPEPVIEFASQPPAPEPVVEFASQPPAPEPVVEFASQPPAPEPVVEFASQPPAPEPVVEFASQPPAPEPVVKFPSEFLIEPGFQLDSNYDLLLASDLTAPVLAPHSAPLLDLSIDPALAPAALLQIQPDPSLSTPSLCASAELLSVTGFDLEPPVNLQPLSQFDHIDLQQPASVFDQFGVTPQVDLLQPVPQLDLTNSVNLQPVPDFDPASSLGLQLLPDFDPTPSLNLQPVAELDPAPPISLPPLVDSGLNLSADLPPEAAFDLIAAANLQPAVEPEETPAPEAEVPAGLLEPEVDPEGETPEASDGEVQTEPSAVEPLHVEEEIPLEEEVTAPVEAAPVEAAPVEAESSPAEETVEEITGPGSVEAGINLRVSQDVDGLITQALLTGDFEGAVELCLHDNRMADSIILAIAGGAELLEKTQKKYFTKTHSKITKLISAVVTKDWRDVLQTCDLQSWKEALAAVMTYAQPDEFSSLCGMMGSRLEAAEEDQLQAQACLCYICAGNLEKLVSCWTKAQDGQCPLSLQDLVEKVVVLRQAVERSQGSGSSVVGALLAEKMSQYSSLLASQGSLDTALAYLPDNTNQAAVQQLRERLSRALGQQATAPPAPAPAPAPAQPPAPQQTEAHPRQTYNPGQPQVPQPAPAPVPSAGPTQSQYYQPARSATTVTSWSNQTPTGFPSAPPPPQLAHASDQKVEAGQPRFGMQAPGTAAPPQASAAPPSYMYSQQYQPYHQVNQFQPGAGAPTIYQPLQYSAAPLPPASSCCPPAPAPGFRAQYMQPGPPPPGPPPPRYPGPPAGQPPSPHPLSPTASSAFSPLSSSSGASFQHGGPGSPSSYMPPPPPTGSSGTLPEPAPDQIPASQRTGPQNGWNDPPALSRVPKKKKVPENYTPPAPITAPIMSPLGGDPQAQQVPAMPPQPVVHGQPGLQAPYPGMQQQQPLPHQPMNPALPQTSVEGAPGAPIGDVIQPLQSIPAEKITKKPIPDEHLVLKSTFEGLIQKCLAAANDPQTKRKLDDANKRLEALYDKLREQTLSPAIVGGLHNMVRSIEARSYTEGLGIHTHIVSTNNFSETSAFMPVLKVVLTQANRLGV
- the sec31a gene encoding protein transport protein Sec31A isoform X3 codes for the protein MKLKEINRTAIQSWSPAQQHPVYLAAGTSAQQLDASFSTNASLEIFELDLAEPSLDMKSCGTYSSSHRYHKLVWGPHGMEGSHPSGVLIAGGENGDVILYDPAKIVAGDSDVIITQSNKHTGPVRALDVNSFQTNLVASGGNESEIYIWDLNNFGSPMTPGPKTQPLEDISCVAWNRQVQHILASASPSGRASVWDLRKNDLIIKVSDHSNRMHCSGLAWNPEVATQLVLASEDDRMPVIQMWDLRFATSPFKILENHTRGVLAIAWSLADPELLLSCGKDNRILCWNPNTAEVLYELPTSTQWCFDIQWCPRNPAVLSAAAFDGHIGIYSIMGGSSQAHTQRQADQITSSFGNMDPFGTGQTLPPLQMPQTPAAPVTITPLKKPPKWIRRPVGASFAFGGKLVSLENLKLNPQQPQQTTAHLVHVSQVVTETAFLKRSGQLQMTLSSGNFVDFCEAKIAAAQNEFERTIWSFLKVNFEDDARGKYLELLGYKKEELALKIAAALEEKPVQPEKPPSAAAAVTGLSPDPGLNAVPQVNLHPPVLQSVELPSQPPAPELVVEVPSQPPAPEPVIEFASQPPAPEPVVEFASQPPAPEPVVEFASQPPAPEPVVEFASQPPAPEPVVEFASQPPAPEPVVKFPSEFLIEPGFQLDSNYDLLLASDLTAPVLAPHSAPLLDLSIDPALAPAALLQIQPDPSLSTPSLCASAELLSVTGFDLEPPVNLQPLSQFDHIDLQQPASVFDQFGVTPQVDLLQPVPQLDLTNSVNLQPVPDFDPASSLGLQLLPDFDPTPSLNLQPVAELDPAPPISLPPLVDSGLNLSADLPPEAAFDLIAAANLQPAVEPEETPAPEAEVPAGLLEPEVDPEGETPEASDGEVQTEPSAVEPLHVEEEIPLEEEVTAPVEAAPVEAAPVEAESSPAEETVEEITGPGSVEAGINLRVSQDVDGLITQALLTGDFEGAVELCLHDNRMADSIILAIAGGAELLEKTQKKYFTKTHSKITKLISAVVTKDWRDVLQTCDLQSWKEALAAVMTYAQPDEFSSLCGMMGSRLEAAEEDQLQAQACLCYICAGNLEKLVSCWTKAQDGQCPLSLQDLVEKVVVLRQAVERSQGSGSSVVGALLAEKMSQYSSLLASQGSLDTALAYLPDNTNQAAVQQLRERLSRALGQQATAPPAPAPAPAPAQPPAPQQTEAHPRQTYNPGQPQVPQPAPAPVPSAGPTQSQYYQPARSATTVTSWSNQTPTGFPSAPPPPQLAHASDQKVEAGQPRFGMQAPGTAAPPQASAAPPSYMYSQQYQPYHQVNQFQPGAGAPTIYQPLQYSAAPLPPASSCCPPAPAPGFRAQYMQPGPPPPGPPPPRYPGPPAGQPPSPHPLSPTASSAFSPLSSSSGASFQHGGPGSPSSYMPPPPPTGSSGPQNGWNDPPALSRVPKKKKVPENYTPPAPITAPIMSPLGGDPQAQQVPAMPPQPVVHGQPGLQAPYPGMQQQQPLPHQPMNPALPQTSVEGAPGAPIGDVIQPLQSIPAEKITKKPIPDEHLVLKSTFEGLIQKCLAAANDPQTKRKLDDANKRLEALYDKLREQTLSPAIVGGLHNMVRSIEARSYTEGLGIHTHIVSTNNFSETSAFMPVLKVVLTQANRLGV